ACGCGCCCGCGACGAGGAAGACGACGACGATCGGCACGTTGATCAGGAACACCGAGCCCCACCAGTAGTGCTCGAGGAGCGCGCCGCCGACGAGCGGGCCCAGCGCGATGCCGCCGCCGGACCCGGCCGACCAGACCGCGATGGCGCGGGTGCGCTCGCGCGGGTCGGGGAAGAGGGTGCGGATGAGTGACAGCGTGGACGGCATGATCGTCGCGCCGGCGATCCCGAGCAGCAGCCGGGCGAGGACGAGCACTCCGGCGGTGGGGGAGAACGCGGCCAGCGCGGACGCCAGCCCGAACGCCGCGGTGCCGATGAGCAGTACTCGCTTGCGGCCGAAGCGGTCGGCGAGGTTCCCGGCCGTGACGAGCAGGCCGGCCAGGGCGAGGGAGTAGATGTCGCCGATCCAGAGGATTTCGATCGCGGTCGGCGCGAGCTCACGGGTGAGCGAGGGGACGGCGAGGTAGAGCACCGTGCCGTCGACCGCGAGCAGGAGCACGGCGCCGACCAGCACGCTCAACGCGGCCCACCGGTGGCGGTGGCTGAGGGGCCCGGCCGTTTCCCGGGTCGGCTGACTTGTGGTCATGCGACTTACTGTACCGTCTGGACGGTACAGTAAGTGGGCCGGAGTGAGTCATCGCACGGAGAGGGGTGGCCTCAGCTGTCCGGCTGGACGACCGGCCCGCGTCCGGACAGCGCCAGTTCCTCGGCGAGGATGAGGTTGACGTGCACGGAGGCGTGGCCCAGCACGCGCCGGGCCGCGGCGACCGCGGTCAGGGCCACGAGGATGCCGGTGCCCGCGAGCAGGCCCCCGACGGTGTCCCCGGGGATCACGGCGGCGACGGTGGCGGCCACGAGAACGGGCGGCCACCAGCGGGCGGGGTGGGCGTGCCGCGGGCGCCGGAGTCCGGCTCGCGTGGGTTGCCGGTGCAGGGCCATGTCGCCTCCGATCCGCCGCCGGGTGGTCCTGCATCATGACTGACCGGCTCGTCCGGGTTACCGGGTATTCGCGTTCCGTACACGATCGCCCGAAATCTCCGTCGAACGGCGCAATCGGCGCCTGCTGTGGGTGGCCCGGGCCGGCGTGGAGATCACCACATCGGGGCTCGAAGTCTGTTCGATCAAGTGTTAGCCCGAGGTGCTTAGGATGGAGGGAGGAGGTGGACATGACGTCGGAAGAGCTGATGATCGAGTTCGCCTTGACGCGCCTCGACCACCCGGACCTGGACCTCGAGGACCTGGCGGCGCTCGTGGTGCGGCGGGGCGGGCCCGAGCGGGTGCTGGAGTTCGCTTCGGCGAACTTGGCGGAGCGAGGGGAGTTGAGGGCGGCACTGTTCCCGGCGGCGGTCGAGCACGTGCTGCGGGTGGTGCTCACGCTGCGGGGGCCGTCGGACTAGCTCGCGGGTCGGCTTTGCCGGGTGTCGCGGCTGGCTCTTGGAGGCGGCGGGGACCGATCGGGGCGACCGGTCGTTCTCCTGGTGCTGACTCGACCGCGCGGCGGATCCAAGTCCATCAGCGGCCGGGGCGACCGGTCGTTTGCTCGCTGTGCGGGCGGGATGCGCAGGGTTCCGGAGTGACCGCTCCTAAGCCCCACCCGCGGCCCGCCGCAGGCCGCGGCGGTCGAACACCAGCTCCCGAGCCGTCCCCAGCGCCGTGGCGATCGCCCCCGCCAGTACCGCGTCCTCACCCAGCTGCCCGGCGACGATCTCCGGTACCACCGGGACCGTCGCCGCCAACGCCCGCCGCATCGGGGGCACCAGCAAGTCCGCGTTGCCCCCGATCCCGCCGCCCAGCACGATCAACCGCGGGTCGAGCACCGCGGTGACCGCCGCGACCACGTAAGCCAGCTTCTCCGCTTCCTCCGCAACCACCCGAAGCGCCCGCGAATCTCCGCTCCGGGCCAACCGGAACACGTCCTTCGCCGACCGCGCCGGCAAGCCCGACGACCGAGCCGCCTCGACCACGGCCTGGCCCGCGGCCGCCGTCTCCATCGGGCCCGGCCGTCGCGTGCCCGCCTCCGACGGCGGGACGGGCCCGAACGGCAAGTCCGCGATCTCGCCCGCCGCGCCGTGGGCTCCGCGGAACAGACGGCCTTCCACCAGCAGCCCCATGCCGATCCCCGTGCCGACCGTCAGGCACACCAGCACGTCCACGCCCAGCGCCGCCCCGAGGGCGTGCTCGCCCACCGCGCACAGGTTCGCGTCGTTCTCCACCACGACGTCCGAACCCGCCGTCGCCAACGCCGCGACCAGCTCGTGCAGCAGCCCGCGTCGCTCCCAGCCCGGCAGGTTCGGCGCGCGGTGGACCGTGCCGGTCGCCGGGTCGGGGACGCCGGGTGTGCCGACCACCGTCGAGACGACGTCGCCGGGGGTGAGCCCGGCCGAAGTCACCGCCCGTTCGACGGATTCGCTGACGGTGCGCACCAAAGCGCTCGCGGAGCGGCACCGGTTGGGCTCGTCGAGCCGCGCGACGATGCTGCCCTCCAGGTCGGCCACGGCGATCCGGATCGCGCGCCGCCCGATGTCGACGCCGACGACGTGCCCCGCGTCCGGCGCGGCCCGGTAGACGACCGCCGCGCGGCCCGGGCCGGCCAGGCTGTGGCCAGTGGTCCGGACCAGTCCGTGCTGCTCGAGATCGAGGAGCGCCTGTCCCACGGTCGGTTTCGACAGCCCCGTCGCGGCCGCGATCTGCGGTCGTGTCGCTTCGCCCTGTCCGCGCAGCCGCTCCAGCACCACGCGCTGGTTCAGCGCCCGCATGGTCGCCGGGGTTCCCACCTGCGGCCCGATTCGCCCCACGACGTCCCCATCTCCGATCCGCGTTGCCGCAAGTTTATCCACGGAACTCTTTCGACTCCGCACGTTCTATGTTAAGAAACTTTACTAACTACTAGACGGAGGCACGCCGTGAGTTCACCCACTCGCTCAGGGGAGCCGCAACCCGCCCTTGAGCGCAAGATCGGTCCGCTGCAGGCCACCGCGATCAACATGACCCAGATGTGCGGTATCGGCCCGTTCGTCACGATTCCCGCGATGGTCGCCACCATGGGCGGCCCGCAGGCGATGTTCGGCTGGATCATCGGGGCGATCGTCGCGCTGGCCGACGGGCTCATCTGGGCCGAGCTCGGCGCCGCGATGCCGGGTGCCGGCGGCACCTACCTGTACCTGCGCGAAGCCTTCCAGTACCGCACCGGACGCCTGATGCCGTTCCTGTTCGTCTGGAGCGCGGTGCTGTTCATCCCGCTGATCATGTCCACCGGCATCATCGGCCTCGTCCAGTACCTCGGCTACCTGATCCCCGGCGTCACCGACGACGCGGGCACGACGGCCCTGGGCAAGATCATCGGCGTCGGCATCACGCTCGTCATCGTCGCCGCGCTGTTCCGCAAGATCGGCCAGATCGGCAAGCTCACGACGGTCCTGTTCGTGGTCATGCTCATCGCCGTGCTCACCACGATCGTCGCGGCGTTCTCCCACTTCAGCGGCGCGCAGGCGTTCGCGTTCACGCCGGGCGCGTTCAGCTCGGCCGGCGAAGGCACGTTCTGGGGCGGCCTCGGGGCCGGCCTGATCATCGCCATCTACGACTACCTCGGCTACAACACGACGGCCTACCTCGGCGGCGAGGTCCGCTCGCCCGGCCGGACGATCCCGCGGTCGATCCTCTTCTCGATCGTCGGCATCATGAGTCTCTACTTCCTGCTCCAGGTCGGCGTGCTCGGCTCGGTTCCGCTGGAGGAGCTGAAGACCGCCACCTCGGTCGCCTCGACCGTGCTGGAGCAGGCGTGGGGCACCGTGACGGCGAAGATCGTCACCGTCTTCATCATCGTCGCGGCCATCGGCTCGGTGTTCGCCGGCCTGCTCGGCGGCTCGCGTGTGCCCTTCGAAGCCGCGCGGGACAAGGTGTTCCTGTCGATGTTCGGCAAGCTGCACCCGAAGCTGAACCTGCCGACGGCCGGCGTGCTCACCATGGGCGCGATCACCATCATCGGCTCGCTGTTCACGCTGACCGACGTCATCAACGCGGCCGTCGCCACCCTCGTCATCATCCAGTCGCTGGCCCAGGTCGCGGCCATCGTGACGCTGCGCCGCCGCCAGCCGAACCTCAGGCGGCCCTACCGGCAGTGGCTCTACCCGGTGCCGACGATCGTCGCGCTGGTCGGCTGGGTCTACATCTACGTCTCCGCGACCTGGCTCTCGATCGGGCTGTCGCTGGGCTGGATCGCCGT
The window above is part of the Amycolatopsis camponoti genome. Proteins encoded here:
- a CDS encoding ROK family transcriptional regulator; translation: MRALNQRVVLERLRGQGEATRPQIAAATGLSKPTVGQALLDLEQHGLVRTTGHSLAGPGRAAVVYRAAPDAGHVVGVDIGRRAIRIAVADLEGSIVARLDEPNRCRSASALVRTVSESVERAVTSAGLTPGDVVSTVVGTPGVPDPATGTVHRAPNLPGWERRGLLHELVAALATAGSDVVVENDANLCAVGEHALGAALGVDVLVCLTVGTGIGMGLLVEGRLFRGAHGAAGEIADLPFGPVPPSEAGTRRPGPMETAAAGQAVVEAARSSGLPARSAKDVFRLARSGDSRALRVVAEEAEKLAYVVAAVTAVLDPRLIVLGGGIGGNADLLVPPMRRALAATVPVVPEIVAGQLGEDAVLAGAIATALGTARELVFDRRGLRRAAGGA
- a CDS encoding APC family permease yields the protein MSSPTRSGEPQPALERKIGPLQATAINMTQMCGIGPFVTIPAMVATMGGPQAMFGWIIGAIVALADGLIWAELGAAMPGAGGTYLYLREAFQYRTGRLMPFLFVWSAVLFIPLIMSTGIIGLVQYLGYLIPGVTDDAGTTALGKIIGVGITLVIVAALFRKIGQIGKLTTVLFVVMLIAVLTTIVAAFSHFSGAQAFAFTPGAFSSAGEGTFWGGLGAGLIIAIYDYLGYNTTAYLGGEVRSPGRTIPRSILFSIVGIMSLYFLLQVGVLGSVPLEELKTATSVASTVLEQAWGTVTAKIVTVFIIVAAIGSVFAGLLGGSRVPFEAARDKVFLSMFGKLHPKLNLPTAGVLTMGAITIIGSLFTLTDVINAAVATLVIIQSLAQVAAIVTLRRRQPNLRRPYRQWLYPVPTIVALVGWVYIYVSATWLSIGLSLGWIAVGALAYLVYAKTEKTWPFGPKEIKEAFASTETEGAQA